The DNA segment CCCCCACGTTAACTCTGACATGATTATATGCAGATGTTGTCATGCGTCTGGAACAGGTTGATAATTTCCAACTGTCCCAAACACAACGACAAGATAACTTGTTTGATTATAAGCTAGCTGACTTAGCCAAACAAGTACAGCcatatcgttttttttttaaaaccacttTCTCCCTGCGTGTCAAACAACACCTTAGTTAGCAAAGGAGTCCTGTTAAGTCATGATAGATACTGAACTTATGTTGGCGATAAACGTTTAGATGAGCGCCAAAGAAAAATGGTTAGCTTTCCAAAGCTAGCCACCTAACGTTAAGCATTAGCGGGTCAACGAGCTGTCATACTTGCTGTTGGATTTTCCCATCCTCCGTGACAACCCAGTGGGTCGTGGCTCCACCGGAATCCACTATGAGTACGCAGAGAAGGATAAAAAGCCTCCCCTGAAACGTTGTCTTTCGAGAGTAGTTGACACGGCAGGGCGAAGACTCAGGACAGATTTTCCTGAGGTCCGCCatctttctgtctcctcctgtgcACTGTGGTGACGTTGAAGCCTCCGGCCGCGCGAGGGCGCTGCGGCGCGCGGGATCGGCCGGTGACCGACGGTGACgtttagaaaacaaaaagaaacaggaaatagaGTCGAAACGAAAAAGTTCGTGTGGGCTTCGAGCGAAATGTGAGTAAATCACAGCTTTTATACTCATCTTTGAAGACACGGGTTTAGTCGGTGTTCTAGTGCTGGTGCTACTGGTGGTTGTATTTATCTGCTGAGCGTCACATTGGTGAGTTTTGAACAGGTTTTCAGACTTACAGGTGGTAGTTCCGCATCCAGAAGCATGATTTTACTGATCATACTTTGCTGACACTATTCAGAACTTGAAAAAACGCCCTTTATGGTATACACAGTGTGAATCCAATACAGTTTAATCTCGAAAAGTATAAATTTGTGGTAACTGGTGCGACTCTGGAACGCTTAATACGGAGATGTTATGTTAACTTTAATCGGAAGTAAAATATTGTAAGCTAGAGTGTCATACTATGTAAAAATATCATTCACAAATATTCCATTTGATACTTAATCTATAAAGTTACACGGAACCGTGAATGAATTCGAttcactgtttcaaatgaaaaaaaaaaaactcacctgTTAATTTATGATGTGAATCACTTGTTTGCGCAAGATCCGTTATTTTCGCAAAGGTCAACACAAATTATGCTAGTACCAACACAAATTTACATGTAATGGCCATCTATCGATCTTGCGcatctttttaatttttcaaagaTGGAATCTCTCTGTAATTCCATATATTATAAAATTGGAAACACGTTTCAAAACATGACCCGCCTCTGGCATGTTGCATTTGAGTTAATGATGTGTCTGTTATAGTGTTCACATCTATTTGGTCAACTGTGTATAATGCTATTACGAGTAATTATAAAACTATTGGGATTATATAGACAATTTGTAAATTTTTGCTATACCCTTTGATCAATTGTTTAGTGACGCCAAAATTTGTTCAGTTTACTGTGGCAAAATTGTCCAATAAAATCGTGAGTGGAACACATTAGTAGCAGCATCCTGGCAAATATTTATATTAATTAAAATTATTTCGGGAAATAATTGCCCAAATGCGcaagttatttttttatataagatatttatatttttattattatggaTTGATTTCATGATGGCCAATCCTTGTATTAATACAAAATTCTGTATTTGTGCAGTGTAATTGATAGAGCACGCCCATCACCCAAAGCACTAAAAACGAGCCCACAAGAGACTCCAATCTGGTccatcaaaccaccaagcaaatagtaaaaatttcaaagaagtcattattattactattattattattttcattctaACCAAATttcttgtttggttttgtgaaaatgtggacattttcatcatgcatACTCTCTTCCTCATCTCTACCGCTACAACAtataaaaactttaaagattATTATGACACTCTTTACTGGTTTGCCCCACTCAAAAGGAAATTAGATTGTACGTGgttcctgaactaaaatgtgtttaacaCCCCTGGTCAAGATTATTGGCTAATTTATTAAAAGATTTctgtaatataaaaaaaaaagttcccacATAGACATTGTTCTCAGGCGTAGCACTTTTTTCACATCTATGCCAGTTTATATGgcagataaacaaaaaaaacaaaacaaagcaaatccTCCATTGGCTCATGATCAGATTATGCAGTCGTTATTGAGACAATGCTGTTTTAGCACAGTTGAAAAGTCAAACCATAAGTTATTgttcaaaaaaggaaaacactgtgaaattaAGCAGTTTAATTCAATCAAAGTGCCTTCTCTGCTTCATATTTTGAAACGTTTACAAGTTATTCAAAACATCAATAGATGAGAAATTTTACTGGAACacaatggaaatgttttcagtttttgtgtgaTCCTTGTTGCTACATTTATGTATGTTGCACATTGTTTCACTCAAAAACTCAGTCAATTAATTAAAGCCATAAAttggttttgttattttcattgATATTATTTTTACGATATTTATTTAACTTATATTTTTGGATTCTTTTGCGCTGCTTCATAAAGTCACATTGTGTGACATGGCATTACTTTATTGACCGCTGAATAAGTTAAAACCCCTGTCACtctgtctcattaaaaaaaaaagtttttaaatcatgttttatCTGTAGTCTAGCAGTTACTTCTTGGTAGTGTCATATAATTTTGTGTGTTCTAGAAACTGACCGGCCTCCATTGGAGATGGCTGGTTATGACAGCAGCAAGGGcagtctggaggaggacagCTCTGAAGGAGCCGTCGGTGGAGGGCTGTCCAGCTGTGCCTTGGCCATGCTGGAAAAGGAACGGGGATCTCTCCTCAGCCCTTTGGAGAGCCCTGGCACCTTCACAAGCAGCGCCTCCAACAGTCTTCAGGCTGCTGCCCCTCTGCAGGGCTATGACGTGGAATTCGACCCACCATTGGAGAGGAAATACGAGTGCCCCATCTGCCTCATGGCATTGAGGAATGCCATTCAAACACGTTGCGGTCACCGTTTTTGCAAGAGCTGCATTGAGAAGTCAATTCGGTATGTTGTGGATCAGTGGATTCAGTTGATGCTAATTTCTGGTTTATGATGCATTTGCAAATttgaatgtactttttttttttatggaaggACTTCTTCATTAGCCCAATTAACTGACTGATTCTTAATTAAAAAATCAACTTGTCtttgcagaaagaaaaagtcttTGCATCGACCaaactttttaattttgattaGTTTTTGGAGAGTGGCAAGAATCGGACTCCAAAGTTCAACTGACACATGTCAGAGAAAACCATAATGAGCCTCTTGTATAATCTAGACTGGGTCTGGGAAGCTGCCTTAGTTTTCCATTTTGACTGTGATTGTGCTCCCAAATGTTTGACTTGGCTGTCAAAGATAAGAAAGATTTCGGGGCAGCTCCTAATAAAGAAGACCTGCTGTTCTAAACGACTGTCTTCCTTCCAATTTCTTAACAGTGATACAGGACAGCGGTGCCCTGTGGACAATGAAATGCTCTCAGAAGACCAACTCTTCCCTGATAACTTTGCTAAACGGGAGATTTTATCTCTGACTGTTCGCTGTCCTAACTCTGGCTGCGTCGAGAAAATGGAGCTCCGACATTTAGAGGTAGGAAATTTAAGTGAGATGCCAGATTTTTtggttcatttaaaaatatttatatattaaaaaaaaaaaaaaaaaagtggaaaatgatCTTTTTAGTAAGGAAGGTGGCATTGTTCATTTAGGAGTGACTTCTGGTAACTTTTGTCAACCTAAAGAGTTTACAGTATGTTAAATAATACAAACCGCTTCATCCCAGAGCAGTCAGGCAATTTAATAGATGTTTTTGCGATGACAAGAAGGAATGCATATATGCTCTTGCTTCCAGGCTCATTCGGCACTGTGCAAGTTTGCCACGGTGCCTTGCCCACAGTGCCAGCAGTCTGTGAGGAAAAGCTACCTAGAGGAGCACACAACTCTCGAGTGCCAAAGAAGACCAATGAAGTGCCCGGACTGCGTGGCCCACTTTGTGTATGAAGAGAAAGAGGTGGTGTTTTTTATATACAACCACTAAAATGGTTATCCTGGATGTGTTTGGACCTATCAGTAAATTGTCTCTGTTTGGTGTGTCTTCAGCTTCATGAACAACAGTGTCCCTTTGCCTGTGTGAAGTGTCAATACTGTGAACTAGATCTCACCCGAGACCAGGTGAGTGCTCCAGTATTAGCTTTGATAAAGGGACCTactttaaatcaaataaatcattCAGTCTAACTTCTGTCAGTGTTAACTTCTCTTTCACTTAAACATAGGGGAACCACTGAACACAgaacttcagtgtttttgaaaTAGCTCACTGGCACTGTCATCATTTTCtgtctgggggaaaaaaaggaaactcatTGCGGTTCCTTCATTACGTTCATCCACTATGACACTTGATTTTGTCCTGATATGAATGGCAACATTGTTTTTCAGATGGAATCTCATTGCGATACAGATTGTCCAAAAGCCCCCATCGCCTGTAACTTCAGCATCTTTGGGTGCAAAGAAAGGGTACTTTCTTTACCagttcatattttcacattttagtaACAGAGATGACCACAGGTGGTCATCAGTGAGCTTTATTtttccttactttttttttgtttggcaGATGCAGCGCCACAACCTGGCTCAGCACATGCAGGAGTTCACACAGATGCACATGCTCAACATGGTGGAGTTTCTGCGAGGATTCAGCCTGAACGGCAACACACCCAAACCACTGTGGGCACAAGGAACGTCTGCCTCCCTGGATGATCAAGGAGCCGCAGCAGCAGTGACGTCTTGCAGCGACGGGGTTCCAGGCGCTGTGAGGTGCAGCATCACCACCAACTCTCAGTCCAGTGCAGAGATGCAAAGGATCAGAGAAATGGATGGGCGTCTGGTGAGGCAGGACCACCAGCTGCGTGAGCTCATCATCTTAAAAGAGACACAGGTACAGGATGCCTGAATGGATCAGAGTTGCTTTGGAAATTAATACGAGTTGTTTTCAACGCTGGGTTCCTGTCAGGCAGTTCATGCTGTCATAAACCCTCATTTATGCagtgtcagtgtttgtgtttttgtttcataaaagtttcacaTGTCCCAACAATGTCCCGTTACACAGACTTGACAGAAATGCTGTAGATGATGTAGCTTCATttagggccactagtgggtgctgtttttttttgtgtttgtgatgaaACCGCACAATCAGAAGAATCCACTGTAAATATTAAGTATTGAGTACACAGGTATTTTTATGGACATTGGGTGCATTGACATTGACTAAAAGGGCACAACATGTTTCgtttcagatcttttttttttattttgaaaaagcaaCATGCAAATGGCAACAATACATTGAAAAATGGTATCAGAATATTACCAAAACTGCTGTCCTCATAACCATGAGCGATAATCAAGAAAATAAGTGGTAGAATTTGTTACGGTATAAAACTTAGAATAATCTAAAAGTCTTAAGGTATTGTTTTGGTGGCCCTCAACAGAACAACCCCCCCAGCAAAGCCGTAAGCTATGAAGgaaaaggcacacacacaaagaataagaaaaactgcaaaacgACAACAGATGTTGGGTTTATctcacctggaaaaaaaaagatacattaaTTAAGGGTAGTGAGCAGGTGAAATAAGATCTAAATCTTGAGCTCTACAAATGTCAAAGGTTCACTGTATTTACTATCTCCTAATGTAGTCTACCCTAATTGAGACTCTTGAAAATAGGTCAGAAAGGGTTGCCAGAGCTTATAAAATTTGTCCTCCAAGCCTCTGATTGGAAAAACTTATCTTCTCTAAAGTTAGGCATTTCATGATGTCTCGGAGCCATTGCATATGTGTGGGCAGGGCAGTCCCCTTCCATTTAAGCAATATGACCCGTCTGGCCAAAAGCAAGGAGAAGGAGGTCATGTGTCGCTCGGCAGAGGTCATCCGAGGGTCGTGATCCCCAGAGGTTCTGAAGAAAGCAAACATAGGATTTGGTTCTATCTTGCGCTTCAGAATTATTGAAAAACTTTGTTCCAAAAAACTTATAGTCGAGGGCAGAGCCAGTACATGTGGTATAGAGTGGTGTCCTCTAACTTGCATTTATCACAAGTAGGGGTGATATCTGAATATATGCTAGCCAGTTTGGACTTTGACATATGAGCTCTATGGACCATTTTAAATTGTATTAGGCAGTGTCTTGCACATAGTGAGGATTTATTAATTGACTGGAGGATCGAATTCCAACGATCATCAGCTATGGGATGCCCCAAGTCCTGTTCCCATGCAGCTCTAGTCCTGTCTACTAATAAGTGCTGCGAGTTAGTGATCATTTGGTACAAAGTTGGAGgatctaatgaaaaaaaaaaagtcaattggGTTGGGATCAGGTTTATCTGGAAAATGTGGGAGCACATGACACATAAAATCTCTGACCTGTAAATAACGAAAAAATTGTGTGTTGGGTTAATTAAATTCCTTCGAAAGTTCCTCAAAGGAGGCGAAACTGTTACCTTTGAATAATTTTGTGAATGAAGTGATGCCCTTTTTATGCCAGTCTATGAAAGAGGTGTCATATTGGGAGGGGGTGAAGAAATGATTGGAGGCGATAGGGCTAAGGAGGGAGAATCCAGCATAGTCAAAGGTCCTCCTGAACTGGGTCCACACCCTCAGAGTGGAACGTATGACTGGGTTTTTTAACTGTTGGGGTAATGGATGGTGAAGTGGGGCGCCAAGCAAAGCAAAAAGTGACATGTTTGGAACAGAGTTAAGCTCCAGGTTGTCCATTCCGGGCCATCATATCTAAAACTGTACCTCTGCCAAAAAGCAAGAGAGCGGATGTTTGCTGCCCAATAGTAGTACCGCATATTAGGGTGTCCCATACCTCCATCTTTCTTTGATCCCTGAAGCACTGTTTTGTTAATACGGGGTTCTGTTGTTCTGCCGGTCTCTTACCGGCAGAACAACATATATGGCAGAACAATACGGTCTCTTGTTCTGCCATATATATGTGGGAATAATAGAGTCTAGGGAAGTGAGAAAAGAATTGGGAATGAAAACAGGCAGACACTGGAATACGTAAATGAACTTTggcaaaatgttcatttttactgagTTTATTCGGCCAGCTAGAGTCAGTGTTaggcttgtgttgtacgtcgttttggacaaaagcgtctgctaaatgaaattgtagggGTGACCACTGCTGCAAAGAGGTCCTAACCTGATCTAACAGGGGTATAAAGTTTTCTCTAAAGAGGTTTCTGAATTTACTGATGACCTCTATGCCTAAGTATGTGAACTGTCGTTTCTCTATCTTAAAGGGTATATCGCGATAATCAGCATTCAAGGCATCATCGTTTACTGGAAATagctttgttttgtgaagaTTAATTTTATAACCTGATAGGGGGCCAAATGTATTGAACAGAGATAATGCTGTAGTTAAGGAATTTGTGGGGTCTGAGATATAAAGCAAGAGATCATCGGCGTAGAGCGATACTTTATGCGTTATGGCGCCTCTATCAATGCCCAAAATGCTAGTGTTGTCTCTTAGCGCAATTGCTAGCGGCTCTATAGCGATGTCGAAAAGAATTGGGCTCAGAGGGCAGCCTTGTCGTGTTCCACAGCTTAGTGAAAAAGGCAGGGAATTTATGCCATTTGTCTGAACAGATGCCATGGGAGCGAATGGCGATTTTTGATAAAGCCTGTTTGATCTGAAGAGATGATATGTGGAAGAGCTTCATCCAGTCTGAGGGCTTGGACTTTCGCTAGGATTTTAGCATCTGTATTAAGCAGCGAGATAGGACGGTAGGAGGTGCAGTCTGATGGATCTGTACCTTTCTTTGCTATGAACATTATGACAGCCTCTGTCAGTGATGCAGGAAGTGATCCACGCTGATGTGATTCAAGCAGAACAGATGCAAATTGTGTTGAAAGGGGCTTCAAAAATTGCTTAAAGAATTCAGTCGGAAATCCGTCAGGTCCCGGTGTTTTCCCAGACTTCATAGAAGAAATGGCTTGGGCTATTTCTGCTTGGGTTATCGGGGCCTCAAGCTTTTTAATTAGGTCTATTGGAATAGAAGGAATGGGTAGTGGGTTGAGGAAGGAGCTAATTTTAGCCTCATCCCCATCAAATTCATTGGCGTATATTTGAGAATAAAAATTCCTGAAAGCGTCATTGATCTCAGTAGGATCAGAAGTGATTTCTCCATCAGCAGAGCGGATTCCAGCTATAAGTTGTTTAGCTCTGCTCTCTTTGAGCAGATTAGCAAGTACCCTCCCTGATTTCTCCCAGTGCTCATAcattaaactgttgttttttcaataagatgttttgtgtttgatggGTAAACAAAAGATCGAATCTGGTTTGGAGATCAATCTTTTTATTGTAGAGCTCTGTGGTCTGGTGTTGAGAATATTCCTCATCTACATTGTGAATTTCAGATAGCAGGGCTGATTGTTCttttttggaggttttttttttcatgtttgttattTGGCCTCTCATATAGGCTTTGAGTGCATCCCACCCTGTGAGCGCCGACATGTCGGGGGTATTGTTGGTGTCAAGGAAAAAGGAGATCTGTTCCTCcataaatgaaacaaagttcTCATCTGAGAGAAGTGTTGAATTGAATCACCAGTGCTTTGTGGTGTAGGGATTCCAGGGAAATTCATAGACAGTACCAAAGGGGCATGATCGGAGATAACTATACTTTGATAATCACATGTACTGACCTGGGGAATGATTCTGTCATCAACAAAAAAGCAGTCAATCCTGGTGTAAGTGTGGTAAACGTGAGAAAAATTAATATGTTTTATCTTTCGGATGAAGGAGACGCCAGATGTCAGAAATTCCACACTCTGACAGGAAGGATTGGATGTATGAGGCTGATTTACTCCTGGTGACTGGTTTGGTGGAAGAACGGTCAAGTTCCGGATTAAACCAGCAATTAAAATCAGCCCCCAAAATTAGAAAACTCAATTCCAGTTTAGGGAGCCTGGAAAATACCTGTTCAAAAAAGGCCACATCGTCCGCATTCGGAGCGTAAATGTTAGCCAAGACAACATTTGTACCAAATAATTTCCCAGACACTATTACAAACCTGCCATTGCTGCCGGCTATAGTTTGGGTTGGTTCAAACAGCACATCTCTTGATACAACGATGGCCACTCCCCTTGCTCTGGCCCTGAAGGCAGAATGAAAGTgcggccccgcccacccagAGAGAGATTTAGAATGCTCGGAGGACTGTAAATGGGGTTCCTGTAAGAAAACAATATCTGCCTTCAGGTGTTTAAGATgggaaaatacttttttcttttgacaatGTTGAGACTTTTGACATTCCAGCTCAATATATTAGCCTGTCCAGTTATCACCGTTTAAAAAGGAAATATGTTGAAAAGAAACAGATAACCTTAAGTGTGTGCAGGCGTTTGGAAAAATAACAAACCTCCCGCCCATCCCTATAACCCTGTAACAGCTTcacaagacaaaaaacattgataacaAACCATCTTATATGCAGCtgacacaaacagcagctgcaaaCTCTTCCTGATATCGTCCCCGTACATATACTTCTCTGGGTATTATCTCAATTCCCCCGAATTAAATGTTGGTACTAAccaaaaggaaataaacaaatacacagaaaggtaaaatgaatttaaattaaaaccaaaaaaaaaaaaaagggggggggggcagcattGAAAGGAAAAGAGACAGTTCAATGGTTTTCCCCTTCCCCTCCCAACTACAACATGTTTCTATGAGCGTCTGTCTATCCATCTCTCTGTCGATGACCTATATGATATTTGGGTTGTAGTGAGCTGtagccacttcctgtttaacaTGTACCATCCCCCACTATTGTGCTTGTTCTTTACCAGGCGGGCCAGCTCGCAGAGCTCCGACGCAGAGTAGCGATCCTGGAGGAGACGGTGAAGGACCTGGAGTCCCAGCAATGCAATGGCATCTTCATCTGGCGCCTCAAAGGATTTTCTGTCCTCCAGCGGAACCAGGAGGCCGGGATGCCCGTGGTGGAGCACAGCCCCGGCTTCTACACAGGCCGCCCGGGTTACAGGCTGTGTCTGCGGATGCATCTGCAGACCCCCAATGCCCCGCGCTGCTCCAACTTCATCTCCCTCTTCGTGCACACCATGCAAGGGAATTTCGATGATCAGCTGACCTGGCCGTTTCAAGGGACCATCCGGCTGGCCATCCTAGACCAGGGCCCGGAGGGGCAGCACCACCTGGAGGTGATGGAGACCAAGCCGGACCTGCAGGCCTTCCAGAAGCCCACCATTCCACGAAACCCCAAAGGATTTGGCTACGTCACCTTCATGCATCTGCATCAGCTAAGCCAACGTGCTTATGTCAAAAATGACACTCTGCTCATCCGCTGTGAGGTGACGGCGCGTTTTGACAATCTGCCTCAGCGTGACGGCCCTCCAGTGCAGCCCAGAGGACCCGAGGCATCAGTGTCAAAGGACTAGACTCAACCAATTCTTTAGGGGTGGGAGGGGGTGCTGACTTCTTCCAGTGTTGCAGTCTTGCTCGGTTCGGTTTGATTGGTGGCTCTTAGTGGAAATCAACATTGACAACCATTTACAATCGGACAAAGCAGTTCTGGTATTTATTACAATTTTAgcttatgtttgttttttgtgttaatAGATCTATGGAATAAAGtgaattttaattatttttttggaatATGTCTTCACCCATATGGTACCAACATTAACAAATGACCTAATGGAATTGTGCAAATAGTGTTCAATCAGCTTAACTTTACTCTACTGCAGACTGAATATCACTACAAGACT comes from the Salarias fasciatus chromosome 1, fSalaFa1.1, whole genome shotgun sequence genome and includes:
- the traf6 gene encoding TNF receptor-associated factor 6, producing MAGYDSSKGSLEEDSSEGAVGGGLSSCALAMLEKERGSLLSPLESPGTFTSSASNSLQAAAPLQGYDVEFDPPLERKYECPICLMALRNAIQTRCGHRFCKSCIEKSIRDTGQRCPVDNEMLSEDQLFPDNFAKREILSLTVRCPNSGCVEKMELRHLEAHSALCKFATVPCPQCQQSVRKSYLEEHTTLECQRRPMKCPDCVAHFVYEEKELHEQQCPFACVKCQYCELDLTRDQMESHCDTDCPKAPIACNFSIFGCKERMQRHNLAQHMQEFTQMHMLNMVEFLRGFSLNGNTPKPLWAQGTSASLDDQGAAAAVTSCSDGVPGAVRCSITTNSQSSAEMQRIREMDGRLVRQDHQLRELIILKETQAGQLAELRRRVAILEETVKDLESQQCNGIFIWRLKGFSVLQRNQEAGMPVVEHSPGFYTGRPGYRLCLRMHLQTPNAPRCSNFISLFVHTMQGNFDDQLTWPFQGTIRLAILDQGPEGQHHLEVMETKPDLQAFQKPTIPRNPKGFGYVTFMHLHQLSQRAYVKNDTLLIRCEVTARFDNLPQRDGPPVQPRGPEASVSKD